A segment of the Leptospiraceae bacterium genome:
TTGTTTGATAAAATGGAATTTCTATTAAACCTAACGTTTGTGCATGTAATGTAAAACAGCCAACAAATAGAATTTTTACGTTTTTATTTAGAATTGTAATATAAAATAAATCGTTGTCGCCTAAAAAACTTGGAATTTTCGATTCTATACATTGGAGAATAAATTCTTCTGAATCAGATTTTAAAGAGTCGAACCATTGCGAATAACTTTCATTTTCCGCTGCGTCTCCAAAAAATTCTTTACTCTTTCCTGTTTCTTGATAAATAGATCCTTCCCATACTAAACCTTTTTTCATTAACCATTGGATTAGCGATATTTTATCATTACCTTTTAATTCTTTGATGGTATCCAATTTATTTTGAAAAATCGGAAATTGTCTGGTAATACTTTGAATTTTAGAGTAGGAGTTCTTTATTTGATCAATCACTCTGTTGATAATTTCCACGTCTTTGGTTTGAACTTCTATATAATACATTTCTTTTCCGGGTTTCGGGTGAAAGTGTAAACTTCTGTTGATGGGGAGATTTATTTTATGAAATAAAGATCTAATATTGGATGCATAGAAAGGCATTGAACTGCAAACTATTGTAATACATTGTAAGTTAATCCTAAGCAGTGGATCATCCAAACTGGGATGATACGTTTTTGTAGACACACTATCTTTTATATTTGATTCTGTAAATATTTCCCATAGTTCTTTTTTTAAAAAATCTATTTCGTTATTTAAATAAAAATCTAAATAGATAGAGCCAAGAGACTTTTCAAATGCTTCTAAAAATATGTTTGAGGGAGGATTCATTGATTATTTCCTTTGAATGTTGTACTTAAAAAATTAAAATTGTAGTAAAAATTTGTAAATCAATTATTCTTCCGAATCTTCTTTTGTATCATCTTCTACCTGCAAATAGGAAATATTCGGATTTTCCTTTTTATAGTATACTGTAACTGTTTTTCCTAACGGATATGGAGTTAGGGCAGTTTCAGCTTTTTTTCCTGAATTAAAGGATTCATACCAGTAACTAATTTTATCTGAGTAATATTTTATTCCATTTACCGCATATTCATATTTTACGATGATATGAAAATCATTATGACTCATATATATACTTCTATATTTCCATTTTTTTTCTACTCGTGATTCAATTATCTTTCCTTCTGTAGTTAGCATTTCTGATTTTTGCGGTGCAAATGAAATACATGAATATAGAAAGAATAATACGAGTGAAACTGGAATTACTTTCATACTAATACAAAAAAATAATATACTAAATAAATGCAATCATGGTTTTAAATTAAATTGTTATGTCTTGATTAAAATCATAGATTTGGTTTGAATCGCTTCCGATTTTCTATTGCTTTTTCTAGTCTCACTCGTAATATTAACACCAGAGATATGAATACTGAAATACAAAAATTTTTGAAGGAGAAAATAAAAAATCTATCAGACTCACCTGGTTGTTATCTTTGGAAAAACCATTCCGATGAAGTAATCTATGTTGGGAAAGCACTTCGTCTTTCTGATCGAGTGCGAAGTTATTTAAATCCTAATATTTCTGATATAAAAACTCTTTCATTACAAAAGGAAATTCATGA
Coding sequences within it:
- a CDS encoding DUF3592 domain-containing protein, whose protein sequence is MKVIPVSLVLFFLYSCISFAPQKSEMLTTEGKIIESRVEKKWKYRSIYMSHNDFHIIVKYEYAVNGIKYYSDKISYWYESFNSGKKAETALTPYPLGKTVTVYYKKENPNISYLQVEDDTKEDSEE